In Luteitalea sp. TBR-22, one genomic interval encodes:
- a CDS encoding UPF0182 family protein, with translation MALRDIPRAPLIALGLILLMAIPSFAEFYTDWLWFEEVGYTGVYLKSITARSAMGSVVFLVAGAFLAFNLFVALSAVPLRNIVVVTPEGPRTISLQPRRLRPVVWLVSGLLALLMAGYASTGWSSYLAYRQAVPFGQVDPVLGRDVSFYLFQWPFLSLAQQLFFLIALLAVVATAAAYALAGNLGLRIGRGMFITESTRRHLSILVGLLLLALALGDWLEIPQQLFEPSGIITGASYTDVHARIPALRVLALVGVAGALLALVQAFSVRLWPIALAVGGYVAVSIGGTVYATIVQRVYVAPNEQVRETPFIQHNITATREAFGLNAVEERQLSGDATLTRADLDRNADTIDNVPLWDHQPLLDTFSQIQEIRTYYDFVSVDNDRYTINGRRRQIMLSARELNSESLPNRTWINEQLTFTHGYGLTLGPVNEVTPEGLPILFIKDLPPQSVVDLKVTEPSIYFGELSNDHVFVKTRTKEFHYPSGEDNVFAEYEGRGGVPVGSFFRKLLFAIRFGSGKALLSDDLRPDSRVLYYRRISERVRKIAPFLTYDQDPYVAIADGRLYWIQDAYTTSNRYPYSSAIAGGTNSSITNQSINYIRNSIKVVIDAYHGTTHFYLVDPSDPLAQTYARIFPGLLKPLSDMPASLRQRLRYPQDIFSVQASMFATYHMQSPSVFYNKEDQWEVPSIDVGEQPVRMEPYYTMMKVPGEKGTEFIQMLPFTPRQKDNLAAWMIARSDGPHYGRLAVFQFPKQKVVFGPRQVVARINQDQAIAPQITLWNQQGSEVIQGTLLVIPIEESLIYVRPLYLRASNGQIPELNRVIVAYKDGIVMAETLTEALDRLFPADGTAPKLTSSEEAAALAAALVMNNPAAPADAKPGTAGQAATTTADPTRPTAAGTPQTRPSTPNGTLTQRAEFHYRQALERQRLGDWAGYGEEIRALGLVLEEMRRAEQQKAPR, from the coding sequence ATGGCCCTTCGAGACATCCCCCGCGCTCCCCTGATCGCCCTCGGCCTGATCCTGCTGATGGCGATCCCGTCGTTCGCGGAGTTCTACACCGACTGGCTGTGGTTCGAGGAGGTGGGCTACACCGGGGTCTACCTCAAGTCGATCACCGCGCGCTCGGCGATGGGCAGCGTCGTGTTCCTGGTCGCCGGCGCCTTCCTCGCCTTCAACCTCTTCGTCGCGCTCAGCGCCGTCCCGCTCCGCAACATCGTCGTCGTCACGCCCGAGGGGCCGCGCACCATCTCGCTGCAACCACGGCGGCTGCGCCCGGTGGTGTGGCTCGTGTCGGGGCTGCTGGCGCTGCTGATGGCCGGCTACGCGTCGACGGGCTGGAGCAGCTACCTGGCGTACCGGCAGGCCGTGCCGTTCGGACAGGTGGACCCGGTGCTCGGGCGCGACGTGTCGTTCTACCTGTTCCAGTGGCCGTTCCTGTCGCTGGCGCAGCAGCTGTTCTTCCTGATCGCGCTGCTCGCCGTCGTCGCCACCGCCGCGGCCTACGCGCTGGCCGGGAACCTGGGCCTGCGGATCGGCCGGGGCATGTTCATCACCGAGAGCACGCGCCGGCACCTCTCGATCCTGGTCGGGCTGCTGCTGCTGGCGCTCGCGCTGGGCGACTGGCTGGAGATTCCGCAGCAGCTCTTCGAGCCGTCGGGCATCATCACCGGCGCGTCGTACACCGACGTCCACGCGCGCATCCCGGCGCTGCGCGTGCTGGCGCTGGTCGGCGTGGCGGGCGCGCTGCTGGCGCTGGTGCAGGCCTTCAGCGTCAGGCTGTGGCCGATTGCCCTGGCAGTGGGCGGCTATGTCGCCGTGTCGATCGGCGGCACCGTATACGCGACGATCGTGCAGCGCGTGTACGTCGCGCCGAACGAGCAGGTGCGGGAGACGCCCTTCATCCAGCACAACATCACGGCGACGCGCGAGGCCTTCGGGCTCAACGCCGTCGAGGAGCGGCAGCTCTCCGGCGACGCGACCCTGACGCGCGCCGACCTCGACCGCAACGCCGACACGATCGACAACGTGCCGCTGTGGGATCACCAGCCGCTGCTCGACACGTTCTCCCAGATTCAGGAGATCCGCACCTACTACGACTTCGTGTCGGTGGACAACGACCGCTACACGATCAACGGCCGGCGCCGGCAGATCATGCTGTCGGCGCGCGAGCTGAACTCGGAGAGCCTGCCGAACCGGACGTGGATCAACGAGCAGCTCACGTTCACCCACGGCTACGGGCTGACGCTCGGGCCGGTCAACGAGGTGACGCCCGAGGGCCTGCCGATCCTCTTCATCAAGGACCTGCCGCCGCAGTCGGTCGTCGACCTGAAGGTCACCGAGCCGTCGATCTACTTCGGCGAGCTGTCCAACGACCACGTGTTCGTGAAGACCCGCACCAAGGAGTTCCACTACCCGTCGGGCGAGGACAACGTCTTTGCCGAGTACGAGGGGCGGGGGGGCGTGCCGGTGGGCTCGTTCTTCCGCAAGCTGCTCTTCGCGATCCGGTTCGGGTCGGGCAAGGCCCTGCTCTCGGACGACCTGCGCCCCGACAGCCGCGTGCTCTACTACCGGCGCATCAGCGAGCGGGTGCGCAAGATCGCACCGTTCCTGACGTACGACCAGGATCCGTACGTCGCGATTGCCGACGGGCGCCTCTACTGGATCCAGGACGCCTACACGACGAGCAACCGCTACCCGTACTCGAGCGCGATCGCGGGCGGCACCAACTCGTCCATCACCAACCAGTCGATCAACTACATCCGCAACTCGATCAAGGTGGTGATCGACGCCTACCACGGCACCACGCACTTCTACCTCGTGGATCCGTCCGACCCGCTGGCGCAGACCTACGCGCGGATCTTCCCGGGCCTGCTCAAGCCGCTGTCGGACATGCCCGCCTCGCTGCGCCAGCGGCTGCGCTATCCGCAGGACATCTTCTCGGTGCAGGCCAGCATGTTCGCGACGTACCACATGCAGAGCCCGTCGGTCTTCTACAACAAGGAAGACCAGTGGGAAGTGCCGTCGATCGACGTCGGCGAGCAGCCGGTGCGGATGGAGCCCTACTACACGATGATGAAGGTGCCCGGCGAGAAGGGCACCGAGTTCATCCAGATGCTGCCGTTCACGCCGCGCCAGAAGGACAACCTCGCCGCGTGGATGATCGCGCGCAGCGACGGGCCGCACTACGGCAGGCTCGCGGTGTTCCAGTTCCCGAAGCAGAAGGTCGTGTTCGGGCCGCGGCAGGTGGTGGCGCGCATCAACCAGGACCAGGCGATTGCCCCGCAGATCACGCTGTGGAACCAGCAGGGCTCCGAGGTGATCCAGGGCACGCTGCTGGTGATCCCGATCGAGGAGAGCCTCATCTACGTGCGGCCGCTCTACCTGCGCGCGTCGAACGGCCAGATTCCCGAGCTCAACCGCGTCATCGTCGCGTACAAGGACGGCATCGTGATGGCCGAGACGCTCACCGAGGCGCTCGACCGGCTCTTCCCGGCTGACGGCACCGCGCCGAAGCTGACGTCGAGCGAGGAGGCGGCGGCGCTTGCCGCCGCGCTGGTGATGAACAACCCCGCCGCCCCGGCCGACGCCAAGCCCGGCACCGCCGGACAGGCCGCGACGACGACTGCCGACCCGACCCGACCCACGGCGGCCGGCACGCCCCAGACCCGCCCATCGACCCCCAACGGCACGCTGACCCAGCGCGCCGAGTTCCACTACCGACAGGCCCTCGAACGACAGCGGCTCGGCGACTGGGCCGGCTATGGCGAGGAGATCCGCGCTCTCGGCCTGGTGCTCGAAGAGATGCGCCGCGCCGAGCAGCAGAAAGCGCCGCGGTAG